The genomic region CGTTCGCCGGGCCGATCGCCCGGGCGGCCGCCGCCAGCAGGAAGGCCGAGTCGGCGCCGCCGCTGAAGGCGACCACCAGACTCGGGTACGACGCCAGTCGCGCCATCAGGGCTTCCAGCCGCTGCTCCAGCACGTACGCGTCCAGCCAGGCCGGGAACTCGGTGAGGTCGTTCAGCACCACGTCGGCGCCGTACGCCCGCAGCTCGTCGGCCGTGAACGGCCCGGTGGCGACGCTGACCGCGACGGCTCCGGCGGCCCGGGCGCCGTCGATGTCGGCGGTGTGGTCGCCGACGTAGATGGTCGCGTGGTGCTCGCGCAGCGCGGTGCCCTTCTCGACGCCGTGCAGGTCACCGACCGGCTCGTCGACGTCGAGGCCGAGGTGGTCCAGATGCAGCTTCACGCTCGGCGTGTACTTGGCCGACACCACCACGGTCCGCCCGCGCAGCGCCCGGACGGCGGCCAGCGACTCGGCCACGCCGGGCAGCGGCAGGCTGCCGGTGATCGCGTGCGCGGGGTAGTGCTCGCGGTACCGCGCGACCATCGCGTCGACCTGGTCGGCGGGGAACCAGTTCGCCATCTCCCAGGTCAGCGGCGGCCCGAGCCGGCTCACCACCAGGTCGGTGTCGATCGGCACCCCGGTCTCGGCGACGAGCAGGTCCCAGACCGCCTGGATGCCCGGCCGGGAGTCGATCAGCGTCATGTCCAGGTCGAACCCGACCACGAGCTCCGGCACGTCGGTGGCAGCGGGACTGGGCTGGATCTCGGCGGTTGACACGTCCCCAACCCTACGTCCTCGGCTGCCGGTGAGGCTCGCCCGTCTGGCTCCGGGTTGACACTTGCGGGTATCTGATCCGACTCCTTGACATCGTTCGCCGATATGTAAACCATGCTGGTCATGGAGAGCTTCAGCGAGCGGACGAAGCGCAGACTGCGCGAGGAGCTGCTCGACGCGGCGTACGACGCCCTGGTGGGCGGCGGGTACGACGCGCTCCGGATGGCCGAGGTGGCACGCCGGACCGGCGTCTCCCGGCAGACGGTCTACAACGAGTTCGGGGACAAGTGGGGTCTGCTGCAGGCCGTCGCGGTGCGGGAGACCGAGCGGTTCCTGGTGGACGTCAACGCCGCGCTCGCCGAGCACGCCGAGCCGATCGCCGGTCTGCAGGCCGCGGTGGAGCGCGCGCTGACGCTGGCCGCGGACAACCCGCTGGTGAAGGCCGCGCTCGGCCAGCCTGGTTCGGACCAGGCCAGTCAGCTACTCACCACCCGGGGCCAGCAGGTGCTGGAGCTGAGCCATCAGCGGCTGGACGCGTACGTCCGCGAGCAGTGGCCGGAGGTGCCGGCCGAGGACGCCACCACCTGCGTCGACATCGCGCTGCGCGTCGTTCTGAGCCACATCGTCAACCCCGGCGCCGCGCCCGCGGTCGTCGGAGCCCAGGTCGCCCAGGTGCTGGGCCCGTTCCTCAGTTCAGCGCGAGACAGCAGGAGGCAGCCATGACCACGGTCGCGAATCCCTTGCACCGCCAAGGTTTCAGCTCGCTGCGGGCCGGCGGGTTCCACTGGGACGCTCTGCCGTTGCGGCTGTTCGACAAGGGCAACCGCAAGTTCTGGAACCCGCGCGACCTCGACTTCAGCCAGGACGCCGAGGACTGGCAGCGGCTGACGCCGAACGAGAAGGACAACGCGATGATGCTGTGCGCGCAGTTCATCGCCGGCGAAGAGGCGGTCACCGAGGACCTGCAGCCGTTCCTGCAGGCGATGGCTGCCGAGGGCCGGTTCGGCGACGAGATGTACCTGACCCAGTTCTGCTTCGAGGAGGCCAAGCACACCGCGGTCTTCCGGCTCTGGCTGGACGCGGTCGGCGTCACCGAGGACCTGCACCGGTACGTCGAGAACAACCCGGGCTACCGCGCGATCTTCTACGAGGCTCTGCCGGTCGCGCTGAAGTCGCTCGCCGACGACCCGTCGCCGGCCAACCAGGTCCGGGCCTCGGTCACCTACAACCACGTGGTCGAGGGCACCTTGGCGTTGACCGGCTACCACGCCTGGAACCTGCTCTGCACCGGACGCAGGATCCTGCCCGGCATGCAGGAACTGATCCGCCACATCGGCGACGACGAGCGCCGGCACATGGCCTGGGGCACGTTCACCTGCCGCCGGCACGTCGCCGCCGACGCGGCCAACTGGAAGGTCGTCACCGACACGATGGAGGATCTGCTGCCGCACGCCCTGGTGCAGATCCAGTGGGCGATGGAGAACTCCCCCGAACTACCGCCCGAGATCGACCCCACCGCCCTGATGACGTACGCCGGTGACCGCGCCACCCGCCGGCTCGGCGCGATCGAGTCCGCCCTCGGCGCCGACGTGGCCGGCATCGACCTGGACTACTCCCCCGAGAAGCTCGAGGACGACTTCGGCGCCGAGGACTCCGCCGCCCTGGCCGCCGTCCGCTGATCCCAGCAGAACCGTGCGCTATGCCTCCAGCTTTTTCGGGCGCTGGGTGAGCAGGACGGCGAGGGCGGTGAGGGCGAGCAGGCCGGTGAGGTACGGGACCGCGTCGGTGCCCAGGTGGTCGACGACGCGGCCGCCGGTGAAGGCGCCGAGGGCGATGGCGGCGTTGAAGACTCCGACCAGGAGGGCCGACGACGCCTCGGGGGCCTGCGGGGCCGCCGCGTGGTTCCAGGCCTGCGTGGTGACCGAGACGCCGCCGTACCCGAAGCCCCAGATCAGCAGCAGCACAACGGCTCCGGCGACCGTTGTGCCGACCAAAGGAAGGGCCGGCACGGCTGCTGCGAGCAGTGCGGCGATCACGACCAGCATGACGCGGAACGACCTGGCCGAGCCCGCCACGAAGTTCCCGGCGACGCCGGCGACGCCGTACGCGAGCAGGAGCGTGCTGATCAGCGACGGACCGATGCTCGCGAGGTGCTCCAGCATCGGGCGGACATAGGTGTACGCCGAGAAGTGCGCGGTGACGAGCAGCGCGACCAGGAGCAGGCCCACCCGGACCTGCTTGATCTTGAGGACCGACCCGACGTCGGCGAGGCGGACGGGGGCTGCGGCCGGAAGTGCCGGGAGCAGCAGCGCGAGAGCGACCGCCAGCACGACCGAGAGCACGCCGATCGAGCCGAAGGCCCAGCGCCAGCCGGCCAGCTCACCGACGGACGTGCCGGCCGGGATGCCGAGGACCGAGGCGATCGCGATGCCGCTGAAGATCAGCGCGGTCGCCGGGCCGACGGAGTCCCGCGGGACCAGGCGCGGAGCCAGTCCGACGGTCAGCAGCCAGACGCCGCCCATCGCGATGCCGGTGAGAATCCGGGCGACAACCAGTACGCCGAAGCTCGGTGACCACGCGGCGAGCGCGCTGGCGACGGCGAGCAGCAGCATCAGGCCGACCAGAACGGTTCGACGGTCCAGCTTGCCGAGGACCAGCGGCAGGACGGGCGCCGACACCGCCGCGACCAAGCCGGTGACGGTGAGACTGAGCCCGGCCGTTCCTTCGCTGACGGCGAGCGCCGTACCCATCGGTGTCAGCAGACCGACCGGCAGCATCTCGGCGGTGACCACCGTGAACACGGTGACGGCCATCGTGATCGCGGCGACCCAGCCCTGGATGGCGGTTCTGCCGGGGGCCGCAGCGACGCAGGTGCTTGTCATGGTTCCAGCCAACGGGACCCGCTCGACGCGAACAACGACGATGTGCTCATCCTTGGATGAGCTGAGCTCATCGATCGGGGAGGTCACCATCAGTCTGGAGATCCGGGAGCTGGAGTGCTTCCTGGTCCTCGCCGAGGAACTGCACTTCGGGCGCACCGCGGAACGGCTCTACCTGTCGCAGAGCAGGGTGAGCCAGCTGCTGCGTTCGCTGGAGCACCGGATCGGCGGGCGACTGGTCGAGCGGACGAGTCGCCGCGTCGCGCTGACCCCGCTGGGCAAGGAGTTCCTGGACTCACTGCGCCCGGCGTACGCCGCGCTGGAGCGGGTGGTCGCGCACACCCGGCAAGTGGCCCTCGGCATCGGCGGAACGTTGCGGATCGGCTTCCAGGGAACGGCGAACGACTACATCCTGGCGGCGGTGGCGGTGTTCCAGGGGCAGCACCCGGAGTGTCTGATCGAGGTGACCGAGCTGCCGCTGAACGATCCGTTCGGGGCGTTGCGGCGCGGGGAGGTGGACGCGGCCGTCGTGCTGCTGCCGGTGGCCGAGCACGATCTCCTGCTCGGGCCGACGTTCTCCGTGCAGCCGCCGGCGCTGACCGTCTCCACCAAGCATCCGCTCGCTCAGCGCACTGTGCTGGACGCCGAGGATCTCGCCGGCACCGTGCTGATCTCGGTCGCGCCACCCGCGCCCGGCTACTGGCGGCAGGCGCAAGCACCCACCCAGACGCCGTCCGGCGCGCTCATCCACCGAGGGCCGGAGGTCCGCACGCTGCAGGAAGGTCTCTCGTTGATCGCAGCCGGCCGCGGCGGCATGCTGCTGTGCCGGCCGACCGCCGAGCTGAACCAGCGCGCCGACATCGTGCACGTCCCGGTCACCGGACTGCCCGACTCCGCGCTCGGCCTGGTCTGGCGCCGCGGCGAGCACACCCCGTGGCTGAAGGCCTTCGCCGCCGCCTTGATCAGCTGACCGTTCGCTTTGTCGACATATCGCTTGCCTCTCACAACCTTCAGCGACCACGCCACACCGAATGCGAACGGTTGTTCGGATGCCGGGAAACGGGATGTGGACGGCAAGCAAGGTCATGACTAACTCTGCGTCATCGGCCGTCGCGCAGCGTGGTGAGACACCTAGGCTTGGACCGAGAGGTGTGAGGCCATGGGCTGGTCCGTCGAACGGCATGCCCGCAGCGAGCGTCCGCCCGGGCGTACGGCCGAGGCGGCACAGCGGACCGCTGCGGTGCGCGAGCGTGTCCGGGAACTGCAGGGCGTGCTGGCCGAGACACTGGCCGCCGACGTGGGCGGAACGGACCTGCAGTCGTTGAAGCGGGCGCCCCGCCGAGCACCGCCGCTCATGGCGGAGACCGACCTGCGGCCACATCCAGGGCCGCTGTGGGCGGCGTTCCGGCCTGCTCCGCCAGGGCCGTTCGCGACCTGGGTCGGTGGGCATCGGCGGTACGCCCGGCGGTTGCGCGACGCCGAGGACAGGTTCGCCGAGGCGATCGAGCGGCACCGGCTGGCCGAGGAGGCCCGGCAGCTCCGGGTCGCCCGGGCGGCCAAGGAGCAGGCGGACCAGCAGCGCCGGCTCGACGAGGCCACGGCGGAGCTGCACGCCCGGATCGACGACTACGAGCGGAGCGTGCGGTCCGGGGACCGGCGCGCGGTGAGCCGGTACTTCCAGAAGGCGCTGGACCGCGTCTCGGAGCCGGCCGACTTCCCCCGCCGCCGCAGAGTCGGGTACGTGCCCGAGTCGACGCTGCTGGCGGTGGAGTGGGACCTTCCGGACGTCACGGTGGTGCCCGCCGAGTCGTCGTACCGGTACGAGCAGCGAGACCTGGTGGTCGGCGTACCGCGGCCGGAGAAGGAGATCCGGCTGCTCTACCAGCAACTGGTCGCGCAGTGCGCCCTGCGCGCGTTGCACCTGGTCTTCGGCAACGACCGGTACGGCGTGGTCGACACCGTCGTCTTCAACGGGATGGTCGAGTCCGTCGATCTGGCCACCGGGCGGACGGTCCGGCCGTGCCTCATCACGCTGCGTGCGACGCGGGAGCAGTTCACCGCGCTGGTGCTGGATCAGCTCGACCCGGTCGCCTGCGTGCGGCACTACTTCGGAGCGGAGGTGTCCCGCCACCCGGAGGAGCTGCAGCCGGTCGAGCCCGTGCTGGAGTTCGACCTGGCCGATCCGCGCACCATCGAGCCGGTCGACGTCGTCAGCGAGCTCGACACCCGGCCGAACCTGCTGGAGCTGACCCCGGACGAGTTCGAGCAGCTCGTGCACAACCTGCTCACCCGGATGGGCCTGGAGACTCGGCTGTTCCGCAGCGGGAACGACGGCGGCATCGACTGTGTGGCGTACGACCGGCGACCGATCACCGGCGGCAAGTTCGTCGTCCAGGCCAAGCTGTACACCCGCACCGTGCCGCCGAGCGCCGTACGGGACCTGTTCGGCACGGTGGTCGACGCCGGGGCCACGAAGGGCATCCTGATCACCACGAGCGGCTTCGGCCCGTCCAGCTACCAGTTCGCGAACGGCAAGCCGCTGCAACTGATCGATGGCACCGGCCTGCTCGCGCTGTGCCATCAGCACGACATCCCGGCCCGCATCGTCCCCCGCGCCGGCTGACCGGCAGCTGCCGGTGCGAAAGGTGTCTCGAACACTCTGGCGACCTGATGTGCGCCCGGTGGAGTGTCAGACTGGCCGTCATGGAATCTGGGATCACCGTTACCGGGACCGGGCAGGCCACCGCGCCGGCCGATCTGCTGCGTCTGACGCTGAGTGTCGGGCAGGACGCGTCCGACGTCGCCATCGCGGTCGCGCAGGTCGCTGAGCGCACTGAGGCGGTCACCGCGGCGCTGCACGGTGAGGGGGTCGCCGCGGCGGACATCTACACCAGCGCGGTGTCCGTGCACCCGCAGTACGGCGACTCGATGGCGGTGGCGGGCTATCGCGCGTCGCACTCGATGACGGTGACCACCCGGGACCTGACCGGCTTCGGGCGGCTGCTGAACGCCGCCGTGGCCGCGGCCGGCAACAGCCTCGGGCTGGACTTCCTGCAGTTCGACGTGTCGGACAAGGCGGTACTGGTGGACCAGGCCCGCGAGCTGGCGTTCCAGCAGGCGCGGCAGAAGGCCGACCAGCTGGCCGCGCTGACCGGCCAGTCGATCGGCTCGATCGCGGCGGTCGCCGAGACGCAGGGCGCCGTGCCGCTGCGGGCGATGAAGGCGGAGAGCGCGCGCGGCGGTTTCGCGGCCGATCTGGCGGTCACGCCGGGCGAGCAGACCGTCGACGTGTCGGTCGAGGTCCGCTGGAACTGGTCCTGACCGGCACCAGGGGGAGACACGCCCTGACCCGACCAGCTTCGGCAACACTCCGGCGAGGCATTTGTCGCCCGCGTCGGCCAGACTGCTGCCATGTACGCACCGGCGCCGCTTCGTCGTCAGCTGAACCGTTCGGGCTTGCTGCTGCTCGGTCCTGCCTTCGTGGCGGCGGTGGCGTACGTCGATCCGGGCAACTTCGCGACCAACATCGCGGCCGGCGCGACGTACGGGTACCTGCTGTGCTGGGTCGTCGTCGGCGCCAACCTGATGGCCGTGCTGGTGCAGTACCTGGCCGCCAAGGCGAGCATCGCGACCGGCCGGACGCTGCCGCAGCTGTGCCGGGACCACTTCCGCAAGAACACCTCCCGCGGGCTGTGGGCGCAGGCGGAGCTGGTCGCGATCGCGACCGACCTGGCCGAGGTGGTCGGTGGGGCGATCGCGCTGAACCTGCTGTTCGGGATCCCGCTGCTGCTCGGTGGCGTGATCACCGGCGCCGTGTCGTTCGCGCTGCTGATCTACCAGTCCAAGCGCGGGCAGCGACCGTTCGAGGCGGCGATCATCGGGCTGCTGGCCGTCGTCCTGGTCGGGTTCGTGGTGTCGACGATCCAGGCGCAGCCGTCGGCGTCCGGCGTCGTCGGCGGGCTGGTGCCGCGGCTGGACGGGACGGACTCGCTGGTGCTGGCCGCCGGCATGCTGGGGGCGACGGTGATGCCGCACGCGATCTGGCTGCACGGCGCCCTGGTCACCGACCGGCACTGGAAAACCATCCGCTCGACCGCCGGCAAGCAGCGCGTACTGCGGGCCACCCGGATCGATGTCGCGGTGGCCATGGCCCTGGCCGGCGCGGTGAACCTGGCCATGGTGGTCGTGGCCGCGGCCGCGCTGACCGGCGCCGGGGCGGAGTCGCTGGACTCGGCGCACGCGGCGATCGGTGACCGGCTCGGGCAGCTGCCTGCGCTGCTGTTCGCCCTGGCGCTGCTGGCCAGCGGCTTCGCCTCGTCGTCGGTCGGGACCTACGCGGGCTCGGTCATCCTGGAGGGGTTCTGGCAGCGGCACGTGCCGCTCGCCGTCCGGCGGCTGATCACGCTGCTGCCGGCCCTGCTGATCCTGGCCATCGGCATCGACCCGAGCCGCGCGCTGGTGGTGTCGCAGGTGGTGCTCAGCTTCGGCATCCCGTGCGCGTTGTGGCCGCTGGTCAAGTTGACCGCAACACGGCGCATCATGGGCAGCCTTGTCAACCGGTTGCCGACTACTCTCGCCGCATGCCTGGTAGCCACCGCCGTCTCGGTCCTCAACGTCGTGCTCATCGTGCTGACGCTGCGAGGATGACATGACCGCGTCGTTCGTGGTCAGTGACGTGCACGGCCACCCGGAGAAGCTGACCGCGTCGCTGCAGCAGGCCGGCCTGATCGACGCCGAGGGCAACTGGTCCGGGCGGGACGCCCGGCTCTGGGTGCTCGGCGACTTCTTCGACCGCGGACCGGACGGCATCGGCGCGCTGCGGCTGGTCCGGCGGTTGACCGAGCAGGCGGCGGAGGGCACCGGTGAGGTCAGGACCCTGCTCGGCAACCACGAGATCCTCGCGCTCGGCATGCGCAAGTTCGGCGACACCCCGGTCCCGCACGACGGCGTCACCCTGCGCAGCTTCGAGCGCAGCTGGGCGCTGAACGGCGGCATCGAGCGCGACCAGGAGCTGCTCACCGACGACGACATCGCCTGGTTGATCGACCAGCCGATGCTCGGCCTGGACGCCGGCCACCTGCTGATGCACTCCGACACCGCCGAGTACGCCGAGTGGGGCAGCACGATCGACGAGATCAACGCGGCCGCCCGCGCCGACCTGCACAGCGACGACATCACCGTCTGGTGGGAGATCTGGCGCCGGATGACGTCGCGCTACGCCTTCCGCGGCCCGGACGGCCCGGCCATCGCGAACGCCCTGCTCGAGCACCTCGGCGGCCGCCGCATCGTGCACGGCCACAGCATCGTCGCCGACCAGCTCGGCATCGACCCGGCCTGGGTGACCGGCCCACTGCTGTACTGCGACGACCTGGTGCTCGGCATCGACGCCGGCACCTTCGACGGCGGCCCGTCGCTGCTGGTCGAGCTCGAACCCCGCTGACGGGGAATGAAACGGACCCTCCGCGCGGTTGGGCGTTGAAGGACGATCGTCTGCGGAGTGGAGACTGAACATGCCAGACAAGCCGGTCAAGATCCCCGGTCCCGACCACCCGATCTCGGTGCGGAAGAACCCCGACCGGGTGGTGGTGAAGGTCGGTGGCCAGGTGGTCGCCGACACCCGCGACGCGCTGTCGCTGCAGGAGGCGAACTACCCGGCGGCGCAGTACGTCCCGCGCAAGGACGTCGACCTGTCGCTGCTGGAGCGCACCGACCACACGACGTACTGCCCGTACAAGGGCGACGCGTCGTACTTCAGCCTCCGGCCGGCCGGTGAGGCGGGCGTGAACGCGGTCTGGACCTACGAGGCGCCGTACGACTCGGTCGCGGACATCAAGGACCACGTGGCGTTCTACCCGGACCGGGTCGAGCTGGAGATCATCGCCGACTGACCTCGCCGGGCGGCGCACCCCGGTGCGCCGCCCGAGGCGGTCAGGACCGGAGGAAGTCGCGCAGCACGGGCGCGAGCACCTCCGGCGGTACGACGTGGTCCTGGCCGTCGAGCTCGACGTACTGGCCGGCCGGCAGCGCCTTCGCGACCAGGCGGGCCGCGTCGACCATGAAGGCCGGGCTCGCCGAGCCGCAGACCGCCAGCGCGGGTTGCGTCACCTTGCCGAGCGTGCCGAACGGGACGGTGCCGCCCGGCGCGCTGTCCATCACGGCGAAGTCGTAGCGCAGCGTCGGCGCCAGCTCGGCGACACCCGGCTCGGCCGCCCACTGCCGCGCCGCGTCGTCGGGCATGCCCGCCAGCTGCAGGAACGTGGCGACGGCGTCCACCAAACGGCCGTCGGCGAGGTGCCGCAGGACGACCTCGGCACCGGCGTCCGACTCCTTCTGCGCCGCCGGATCGTCCGGCCCGTACGGCGGCTCGTGCAGCACCACCTTCGTGAACGGCAGGCCCGTCGCGGCCGCCTCCACCAGCAGCGCTGCGCCGGACGAGTGCCCGTACGCCGCTGCCGTCCCGCCGAGGGCCGTGATCAGCGCGCCGAGGTCCTCGACCTCGCGGGCGACGGCGTACGGGCTGGTGTCGCCGCTGTCGCCGCGGCCGCGCCGGTCGTACGAGACGACCGTGAAGTCGGCTTCCAGCGCCGTCGCGAGCGGACGGGTGGCACCGCGGTCGCAGAGGGCCCCGCCGATCAGGATCAGCGGCTGCCCACTGCCGGACTGTTCGTAGGCGATCTGCGTGCCGTCGGCCGACCTGACCTTGTCCATCGTCGTCCTCCCTTGCCGGCCCCTCGGACGGGGGCATCGGAGGGGACGTCGGAGCCGCCGGACGGGACTCGACACTGGCGACCTATTGGGTTGTGGGCGTACCGAGCGGACTGGTTCACTGCCGTCGATGTCTCAGCTCACGCGCGTCGACGAGTACCTGCACACCGTTCCACTCTCCGGCGCCACCGGGCAGCAGATCGGGCCGTTCACCCTGTTCCGGTCCACCACGGTCTGGCCGTACTACGCCCGGCCGGTGCCTGGTTCGGGTGCCACGATCGAGCCGGCCGACGTGGAGCGCGTTCGCGAGCGCTGCCAGGAGCTGGATCTCCCGCTGAACTTCGAATGGGTCGTCGAGACCTGTCCGTCGCTTGGCCCGGCTGCGGCGGCCGCGGGTCTGCAGGTCACGGAGTACCCGCTGCTGGTGCTGGAGCGCGAAGACTTCAAGCGGGTGATCACCGCCGCCCGCTGCGAGATCCTGCCGGCGGACGAAGACCTGCTGCGGCAGGCCCGGGCGGTGGCCGCCGTCGGCTTCGGCGACCCGGGGACCGAGATCGGGTCCGGCGGACCCGCGGAGCGGGACGCCCAGCTCGGGGACGTGTCGGCGGAGATGGCGCAGGCCCTGCTTGACCGGGCCAACGCTGGCGTCTCCGTCACCGCAGCGGCCTTCGGCGACGACGGCATGCTCGCCTCCGGGGTGCACCAGCCGGTCGGCTCGGTGACCGAGGTCGTCGGCGTCGCCACGCTCCCGTCGGCCCGCCGGCAGGGCCTCGGGGCGGCCGTCACCAGCTGCCTGGTCGAGCACGCCCTGGCGAACGGCGTCGAGCTGATCCTGCTGTCCGCCCAGAACGACGCGGTCGCCGCCGTCTACGAACGAGTCGGCTTCCACCGCATCGGCCACGCCGGCGCAGCCGAGTGACGTCGCGCTCTCCGACAGGCAGTCGCGCCCCAGAGGCCGACGGTCCCGGTGCGAAGGTCGGCCGACCTGACTCGAACCTGGTCGTACTGCGCGGCAACTCCGGCTCCGGCAAGTCGACAACCGCCCGCGAGCTGCGCGCCCGGCTCGGCCAGGGCACGGCCTTGATCGGCCAGGACCCGATCCGCCGCGTCCTGCTCTGGGAGAAGGACCACCCCGGCGCCGTCAACATCGGCCTGATCGACACCACTGCGCGGTACTGCCTGGAGCACGGGTACGACGTGGTGCTCGAAGGCATCTTCTCCGCCGACCGGTACGGCGACATGCTGCGTGCCCTCACCGCCGACCACCGGGGCGCGACCCGGCACTACTACTACGACATCCCGTTCGAGCACACGGTCGTGCGGCACGCGAACCGGTCGTGGGCGGCCAACGTGCCGATCGAGTCGCTGCGCGAGTGGTACGAGCCGCGCGACCTGCTGGACGGCGTCGACCAGCACGTCTTCGACGAGCACGACGACCTCCCCCACGTACTCGCCCGAATCCTCACCGATCTGGGGCTGCCGGCGGACCTGGC from Kribbella flavida DSM 17836 harbors:
- a CDS encoding GNAT family N-acetyltransferase; translation: MSQLTRVDEYLHTVPLSGATGQQIGPFTLFRSTTVWPYYARPVPGSGATIEPADVERVRERCQELDLPLNFEWVVETCPSLGPAAAAAGLQVTEYPLLVLEREDFKRVITAARCEILPADEDLLRQARAVAAVGFGDPGTEIGSGGPAERDAQLGDVSAEMAQALLDRANAGVSVTAAAFGDDGMLASGVHQPVGSVTEVVGVATLPSARRQGLGAAVTSCLVEHALANGVELILLSAQNDAVAAVYERVGFHRIGHAGAAE
- a CDS encoding AAA family ATPase, with product MTSRSPTGSRAPEADGPGAKVGRPDSNLVVLRGNSGSGKSTTARELRARLGQGTALIGQDPIRRVLLWEKDHPGAVNIGLIDTTARYCLEHGYDVVLEGIFSADRYGDMLRALTADHRGATRHYYYDIPFEHTVVRHANRSWAANVPIESLREWYEPRDLLDGVDQHVFDEHDDLPHVLARILTDLGLPADLAPDPDGLSHGR